GTTCTAGGCGTACGTTAAacacagttaaaaaaaaaattccattgtCCCCCCACACTCTACAAGTACAAGTGTTTGTGGAGTGATCATCGCACCAAGAGTGTGCGGTGGTACAAtcaaactttatttatttattgaagaaCACAGTTGAATTTTGTCCTTCTATATATGTGTATAATAATTGATTTGTAGGCTTAATTAGGAATGATGCAATAATTGGATGAATTACGGTTAGAAGAACAGTTAAAAGAGAAAGCCCAAGGATGAAAATTTGATTAAACTATTTAAAGTAATGCTAccgtcacaaactattttacaactttttaataaaatgttgatgtggtcaATCTCTTATTGGTTTCTATTTAGACCCaacattaatatcactttttcatttaccaataattacttACCATatagcagtttgtaaaaaattttgtaaaataatttatatctctAGCATCATTCATCTATTTATGTTTTGTGTCAAATATTTCACTGTATATAGTTTCAAACAACAATTATCATTAAATTCaaagccccttttttttttccactattATTACTATATATCAGCATCAAGTAACTGAAATCATTGAACATGCCACCGGTTAGAATATCTATATGTGTTTGCTGTCAAATTAAGGCTTTCTAACTTTAGTTAAAACCGTTTCATCATAACTTTCAAAACCAATCCATTCCCCAGAAATAGGCCACATATTATTACTGAAACCCCATAATTTTCTCCACAATGTCCACCCTAGCAAAACCTCCTTTAAGCTTTGAGGCAGAGAGAAATTCACTCATAACCCACCAGTTTTAACACGATCTGTTCCATTCCTATTTTTAGGATTAGTAAATTGGAACTCTCCCTCTCCCTATACCTATAAATCCTAAAATCCATATACATAAAAGCCAAGCATCAAAAACCCTTTTGAAAACAGTAAGGGCTTGGGTTTCATATTTGATATACACTCACAATTATCAAACATGGATTCCAAAGCCTCTTCCCTCCTCTTCTTTGCTCTCTTCCTCGCCTTCTTCTCCGCCTCCTCGGCCTTCAACATCACCATGCTTCTCGATCGCCACCCAGATTTCAGTTCCATGAATGACTATTTATCAAAGACCCAACTGGACAAACAAATCAACAGCCGCAACACCATCACTGTCCTTGCAGTAGACAACAAAGCCATTGCTGGTCTCTCTGGACTGAACTTGGATGAGGTCAGGAAGATCCTGAGCGTCCACGTGGTGCTTGACTACTATGATGTTCAGAAACTCAGCACTCTAACAAAGAAATCCACCCTCCTCACCACCTTGTTCCAAGCCAGCGGTACTGCCATGAACCAACAAGGGTTTGTGAATGTTTCAATCATCAATGAGGGTGAGATTGCATTTGGGTCAGGTGTAAAGGGCTCTAAACTTGACTCTAAGCTCGTTAAATCTGTGGCGGCTCAGCCTTTTAACATCTCCGTGCTTCAAATTTCATCTGCTATTGTACCTCCTGGTATTACTGTAGCTAACCCACCAGGTGCTTCACCGCCACCAACAAATGCTCCCACACCTCGTAAGGCTCCAACACCTGGTAAAGCTCCTGCACCAGCTGGTAATTCTCCTGCTCAGTCTCCATCAAATAACCCAGTGCCAGAGGCTCCTTCACCCACTGGAGCAGGTACTCCTGAAGAGTCACCTGCACCAGTGGCTGATACACCAGCAGAGGCTGATACACCAGCAGGAGCTGATACACCAGCAGAGGCTGATACACCAGCAGGAGCTGATTCACCAGCAGAAGCTAATGCTCCTGCAACCGCAGACTCTCCAGGATCTGAATCTGCTGAAGCTCCAGCTCCAGAAGCAAGCACAACCGCATCAGCTTCTTCACGCACCACTGTGGCTTCTGGTGTTGTATTTGgggtggtgatgggtttggttTCATCTTTGGTGGCTTAATTTCTtactgttaatttttttttttttaaataacaatttttgcAATTAAATTCATGCATGTACgtgagactgagagagagagagagagggggggggggggacgaGAAAGGTGAAATGCGAACAAGCTGGTTGGAACTTGGAAAGATGAGAAATTGGGAGGGTAGAAAGTAAAAACTCTTGTACCCAATGTATTACACACGCTTAAATTTTTATGACTGATAATTTGATTTAAAGTCAcaattttaatttacaaaaacacacattgtGTAAGAGAAGCGATACgcttataatatttttacagcAAATTTTAAGgggtaaattattattgtttttaatttgaacacacCATTAAAATATACCACCCAAAGAATGATCATATGTACCACCATCTCATGACATTGAATTGGAATAGGAAGCGTAACTCGTTATTACCTGTTGTGTTTATATCATTTGGCTGATTATTAATTCCTTAAAACTTACGTATTCCACCATCTTTATATTTACACAGGTTTATCTATTTGCGAGAATATGggtatataaataaaaatatgaataaaaataaacaaagaagggaaatttcattttattagatTCTAGCTAGACGTATAGTGAGAATATAggtatattaattaaattattaattgtccTGAACACTTA
The sequence above is drawn from the Quercus lobata isolate SW786 chromosome 12, ValleyOak3.0 Primary Assembly, whole genome shotgun sequence genome and encodes:
- the LOC115972267 gene encoding fasciclin-like arabinogalactan protein 14: MDSKASSLLFFALFLAFFSASSAFNITMLLDRHPDFSSMNDYLSKTQLDKQINSRNTITVLAVDNKAIAGLSGLNLDEVRKILSVHVVLDYYDVQKLSTLTKKSTLLTTLFQASGTAMNQQGFVNVSIINEGEIAFGSGVKGSKLDSKLVKSVAAQPFNISVLQISSAIVPPGITVANPPGASPPPTNAPTPRKAPTPGKAPAPAGNSPAQSPSNNPVPEAPSPTGAGTPEESPAPVADTPAEADTPAGADTPAEADTPAGADSPAEANAPATADSPGSESAEAPAPEASTTASASSRTTVASGVVFGVVMGLVSSLVA